One window from the genome of Dermacentor silvarum isolate Dsil-2018 chromosome 7, BIME_Dsil_1.4, whole genome shotgun sequence encodes:
- the LOC119458252 gene encoding U24-ctenitoxin-Pn1a yields MNRTGFLALAIFAFVGYAFCASTGETDCQRRRRNEQRATRNLTGLLVPECDEQGNYKAIQCFGEAVRGRPFCACYDNEFGQIKGPSRSLKSCNCIRDHHEWQQRSSSQKGPEPLCNVTSGEYNALQCDVDSHWCVDTDSGRQEGERQPGGCSSNLSAISCGVGGTHHGHGDSHSGSSHHGTSSHQGRSGSSHQGSSGHHTGDSSHSGHN; encoded by the exons ATTTTCGCATTTGTTGGATACGCATTCTGTG CTTCGACAGGCGAGACAGACTGCCAACGTCGTCGCCGCAACGAGCAGCGCGCCACAAGGAACCTGACTGGCCTCCTGGTCCCGGAATGCGACGAACAAGGCAACTACAAAGCAATTCAGTGTTTCGGCGAAGCTGTCAGAGGACGGCCCTTCTGTGCATGCTACGACAACGAGTTCGGCCAGATCAAGGGCCCTTCGAGGAGCCTGAAGTCATGCAACTGCATTAGGGACCACCACGAATGGCAGCAGAGATCAA GTTCTCAGAAGGGACCTGAGCCACTATGCAATGTCACCTCGGGAGAATACAACGCGCTGCAGTGCGACGTCGACTCGCACTGGTGCGTGGATACGGACTCCGGCCGACAGGAGGGTGAGAGGCAGCCTGGCGGCTGTTCTAGCAACCTGTCCGCTATCTCTTGCGGagtcggcggaacgcaccacggtCACGGTGACTCTCACAGCGGCTCTTCCCACCATGGCACCTCCAGCCACCAAGGCCGCTCTGGTTCGTCTCACCAGGGAAGCTCGGGTCACCACACCGGAGACTCATCTCATTCGGGCCACAACTGA